In a single window of the Candidatus Neomarinimicrobiota bacterium genome:
- a CDS encoding tRNA-binding protein has protein sequence MLDINNFGKLEFRIGTIEKAEDSPQAIKAAYKLRINFGSFGKKWSSAQITENYTLEELCGRRILAVMNLGPKKIGPIVSEVLVIGAEDEMGNIVLLEPDNDIQNGAQAK, from the coding sequence ATGCTTGATATAAATAATTTTGGAAAATTAGAATTTAGAATCGGCACGATAGAAAAAGCAGAAGATTCTCCTCAAGCAATAAAGGCCGCCTATAAGTTAAGAATTAATTTTGGCTCATTCGGGAAAAAATGGTCAAGTGCGCAAATTACAGAAAATTATACTTTAGAAGAACTATGTGGACGCCGTATTCTCGCAGTTATGAATTTGGGACCTAAAAAAATAGGACCCATTGTATCGGAAGTTCTTGTCATAGGGGCGGAGGATGAAATGGGAAATATTGTTTTATTAGAGCCGGATAATGATATTCAAAATGGTGCACAGGCTAAGTAA
- a CDS encoding MarR family transcriptional regulator — MEFGELLKQFLIDLQSLFRAHTKNLNLTLPQIMLMSSIPTDGIDMTSLAQRIGVDNSTLTRLIDVLLKNRFVQKNKNPSDGRSILVSLTSSGEILQGAIETEIDRFGSELYRQIPIEDQEEMKEILSSFHWVVSKYRLND, encoded by the coding sequence ATGGAATTTGGAGAATTACTTAAACAGTTTCTGATTGATCTTCAGTCACTATTTCGCGCTCATACTAAAAACTTAAACCTTACCCTGCCCCAAATAATGTTAATGTCTTCAATCCCAACTGATGGGATTGATATGACCTCCTTGGCTCAGCGGATTGGTGTTGACAATAGTACGCTCACCCGTCTTATAGACGTATTATTGAAAAACCGATTTGTCCAAAAAAATAAAAACCCTTCAGATGGGCGATCAATTCTAGTGTCCCTGACGTCCTCCGGCGAAATACTTCAAGGGGCCATTGAAACCGAAATTGACCGGTTTGGTTCTGAGCTGTATCGTCAAATTCCCATAGAAGATCAAGAAGAGATGAAAGAAATATTATCTTCATTTCATTG